The DNA segment TTGCCTTCTCCAGATTTATGAAGATGGATTAATGTCCAAGGACAAATTGATCAACAAAGGTAAAAATTATGCTCAAAGATAGATTCCCAAATTAGAGGCTCCAATTTTTATGAACATAAACTAAAGAAATCAGTTCCGTGAGCATCAATGCTACCAAAACAAAGCAACTATATATACCTAAATAAAAGGGAGAAGGCACTAATGACAATTAACCAAACCCATGTATAACACAAACGAGTTGATTCTTTTTTCTCCTCTCATTAGGAAAAAAAGTAAAACCTGTTTCAGCACATTTCAAGCTAATGGAAAAAAAATCTGATCCCTTAATTTAAACCAGACACTTGATTTCTTCCAAGAACATACTGCATGAGCAATGGAACCAATGCAACACAAATTTTACTTAATTAGTAGAGCAAAGCAAAATCAACCCTAAGTAATTGGTTAATCATAACATGTTTTAAGTAAGTACACACGAAAAGTCAACATACATCCTAGCAACCACACGAGCAAGTGCAGTTAACCCAATGATTAAAGAAAAGTAAGGCAACAATTTGGATAAACTAAACTATAGTTATGTACTTCCATCAATTAACTATCTTTTATCTATAGAGTGGCTAATTGATCTCGTCTCAAAATGGAATGACCGATCTCTCTACATTTACATACTGCATGATGTGCATACTTTTGTCATATTGATGTACACTCACCAAAAATTGAGACTTAAGGCACGTCACATCTATTCAAACATATCACCGTATAGTTGTAGCGCTAAAGGATTTAGCAGAGAAAGAGAGACGAGATTGCATTCAAAGAATCAAACCAACAGTTAACTACTTCCAAAAGAGAGGTTGCTGCAGAATTCTAAGAAGCTTCTTTAACATCGAATGGATGAACCAGATCAAGTCGAGATCTTTTACCCGCAATCGCTCGGACAGCACGGAAGGGGTAATCTGCTTGTACTTGGGAACTTCAGACAGCATCTTATCGTAGTTCGCCTGGTCAAAGAGGACCGCGTTGTTTACCTTCTCCTTCTGCTTCCCCTTGCTCCACTTCTGCAAGCCAAATTCTAAATCACTTGAGCACcatgataataagtaaaaaaaccaAGGCCCTAAATTTAACCTTACAAGCACACCGTACCTTCTTCTTCTGCTTGCCTCCACCAGATTTGGCCGGCTTCGAGGACGGGGCCGGACCCTTGTCCTTCTTGGGCGCCTGCCTCACAGATCACAGAAACCATTAGCGAATCAAACCAACGAAAATATCTAAcatgaggaggagatggagataCGCTTACCATCTCCCTGGATCCAAACGCGGAGAAGAAAGATCGTCGCGGCGCAAGTTGATGAGGAGAGAGAATGCTGTTCTTTGTCGTTGGCTTTAAAAGGAGAGGGTTCCGCGGCTTAGGGTTTCGCCCGCTTCGCGCTGACGTGCGCCGAACCGAGCCCAAGGCCTAGCCTAAGACCAAGATCAACCCGAAACCCAGTACCGGTCCAGCCGAAGCCCAGACCGGTCCATTGTTAAATGagagacatctctctctctctctctctctctccgtgaaAAATGACAGTGGGCTTTAATTGCTTTTATAACAATTAAAGAATCAATAGGATTAATTTATATGCATAGACAAATGTATGCATATATGTGAGGATGTAGGTTTTTTATTTGGATTTGATTTAGATTGAACCAGGGTTGAACCAGAACTAAGCCTACACAACCCCGGTTATGCTTGGGCTATCCCAACATGACTCACTGTTTAGGTTGAGCAGGTTTCGGAAGAACAGTTGATGGATCAGAAGTTGGCTTGGGAAGATTTCCTTCATCGAACCATATGTTCTCATCTAAAAGAAAGAAACTATTCTAGAAACAATTAAGGTAGATAAATCTCATTACAGATTGAGCAGCTATATGTATCGTTTATGAAGTcgcaagaagaaaaaaataacacTTAAGTTTGGAGATGACATTCTCAGATTTGACTTCCCACAGCACAGAAGGTTTAGAAGGTCAACCTGCAGATATGGAAAGAGCCATGGGAAAGGCTGCAAGGTTCCACATGAAGGGTAGTACTCTCAGTTCTTGCTTCCGAATCCGCGAGGGCTGGGTCTTGCTGATGCCGAGTCTGCAAACTGTTTCCTCGGCTCCGATCGTCTCCTCCTCCGTGCAGTGCCAGGAGGTGCCTGTTAGAGAAAATAATAAGGAAGCCGGTCATCACATACATAATAGGCCGCAACAGATCATTGCAtactaaaaatcatcaagatttatGTTAACAAGTTCCACCATTTTGGAGATCAGGGTCTCAATGCACTACTTTTCCTCCTAGTATGGTAATATATATGCTATTTCCTAGGTGTTCTCTCTAAATTTTTTACACTTGCAACAGgtttcatgtgaaaaatatcaggTCACAGAAGGCACCCAAATTGCTTCTGAAAATTAAATCTTCATACATAGGGATGATTACTAAATGCTCATGTTAGAGGCTTTTTTTATGGCAAAACTCTTTTTGCATTTTATTTAGAAAGTTTTTCTGATCGATCATTCTTAAGGCATAATTACTAGTAATAAGGACTTGAAGCTTGTTATGGAACATCCATAGTGTTAGGAGATTGTTCAACTCATATGATAAGAGTGGGAGGTTTCATTCTACTGCATCACACAGACTACTAAAAGGCAATGACCATTAGGAAATCAATCAGTCTAGAGGATCTGTCAATGAGTTTCTTCCAAGAGGGCAGTGAGAGGTACCTTTTGCTCTGCTTTCAGTGACTCCTCTAGGTTGCTCAATGCTGGGATGGATCCTCCTTGCATGacccccaataagttcttcattcGAACACGCATTTGGAATAGTTGAGCAACAAGTTGACTCACCTAAGCACCAGAAAGCTCTATAAATTACCCCAGTAAAATTTTATAATGCAATGCTCTTTAGAATGCAAAAAACATTAAATATCTTTAATTAAAACTGAGTTCAGAAGCTCTATGCGAGAAAGACCTGCTGCTCTGTCTTTCCAGACTCAGTagcaattctcttccttctagcTGGTGACTCAGCTAGAAGCTCTGGCTTTTCCCGTTCCTCTGTGTGTTAAATTATAAGTTCATGGTTTAGGATTTTGGGTGTGAAATAATAGGTGTTAGAGATGAAGGCGTGAAAACAACGAGAATTATCACTAGTCTCACTGAAAATATCTACCTGGGGTCATCACATTAATCATTGACTCCATGATCTTCAGATTTTTCTCTGCTTCACGAATTTGAGATGGAGTAACCTTTTTGAAACAGGAGACATGGAAGTTAGTTGCAGTTTTATCATCCACCACAAATGAGTTTATACAAAAATTTAAGATTTCTTTACACAAAGTAATGGCCATTATTTCTTAGTGACCTCTTGTAGCTTCATCTCCAATCATAAATGTAATTCAGTTAaggaagcaaatggaaactcagtcATTATGAAGTTAAACATGCGTACCTTCCCCATGCCTGGAATCATTCCGATGACACGGCTCACAGAACCCATTTGTGCAACAGCACGTGTTTGTTTTAAAAAGTCATTGAAGTCAAATTTTGCGCTCATGATCTTCTTTTGTAGTTCCTCAGCATCTTCTTGTCGCATCTACTAGCATGATTTTTTCACTATTTAGAATTGCACATGATAAGGAAATTTTTGGAAGATAACAAATACTTACTACTTCTTGTGCCTTCTCCACAAATGAAAGAACATCACCCATCCCTAATATGCGGCCTGCCATGCGATCAGGATAGAAAGGTTCAAGATCTTCCATACGCTCCCCTCGTCCTACAAGCTTAATAGGCCTTCCTGATACCTGCAACGGCCAAAAAAAAGTGCTATATAAGAGCAAAAGAAGGTCCACAACATGCATGAATGAATTATGATGAGATTATTTTAAAAAGGTCATTACACAtcccaagaagaaagaaaaaagtggTCATCATGCCATATTAAGTTAAAACTAGTTATACAAGAAATTCAGACATTCTAGCATCTAAAGGTAtggtttaatttttaaaaaagtaAGATCTAAAATTGTCTGAGTCTTCCTTCCTATGAACGTAAAAGTTCAATATTTCCATAGAGCTTTCTGATGCCCATAGCACCACTATTTATTAAGCAAAAAATGTAGAGAAAGCTGTTTCAAACTGAAAGATGAGATGACCTCATCAAACCAAAAGGTAAAGTCTTTCCCAAGAATATGTTAAGAAGTCAAACCTCTCTAACACTCAAAGCTGCTCCACCTCTAGAATCACCATCCAACTTTGTTAGTATTGCACCAGTAATACCAATCTCAATATTGAATGTTGTGACCAAGGCTGCAAAGAAGAGTTGATAAGGAAACAGACGTAGGCAAGACAAAGGAAACACAATCTAGTAAACAGGCCTCCTAATTTATCATCATAGCAAGCAGCTAGTTCATACAAACTAGTCATATTAAGCTACCCAATTAAACAGTCATTACTAAGCACACTTGTTTTATTGGTCTTCAACAATATTTAAAACATACAGTAAATCACTGAAGCATGCAGCAAAGAAGTTAACAGATAGAGTAACTCTAGTTTTTGCCCACCTGCAGCTTCCTGGCCAGTCATTGCATCCACTACAAGCAGAACTTCGGTAGGATTCAATGCCTGCTTTACTTCCTTCAACTCATCCATCATTGTTTTATCTATCTGATTTGAATAAAGAATTTAGCTAAAGTACAATTTATCATGAAGACAAACAGTTATATAAGAATATCATGTTAACTTCTGAATTTTCTGTATATGAAAGATACATGAGGATGTAGTTGCATGTAAGAGTGGTGAAGTCACAGTTCTAAATAGTTGAAATGAAGACAACAAGTTTTGACTAAATTTATTTGGAAATGGTGCCTAAGTTAGCTatgttattttttcaataatatatttttgagGATTCAAGGTGGGTGTATTTATCATTCTCCTTCAGGTTTGCTTTTACTAATTATACAGGGTTCTTGCAAATCATCATGCTCCTCAAATTAAAGATCTTTCATCATACCAATTTTCTTTTCAACACCAAAATTATACTCATAACTCCCCTTGGTTCCTttcttatcataaataaaaaagatatataattaCATTTACTAGAAACACCCAAAATAataaagcaatcacaaataaagaTGTCATGAGACCTGAAGTCTTCCAGCAGTATCCACTATAACCACATCAATTGACTTCTTCCTAGCCTCTTCAAGACCGTGCTTAGCTATTTCCGAAGGTTTTACATTTGTGCCTTCTGCATAAACAGGGACACCCACCTGCACAGGCTCACTGTTTATTATAAAGGAGATGACAGTAGAGGACAGTAGATCCTAGTTATGTCACAAGAGAAATTAGTAAATGgaaaaaataaatcaaacatgCAAGCTCACGAATGAAATGTCCAAGATTAGCACAAAAATCTAATACTATAGTTTTTCAAGATGAAGATTTCAAGATTCCTACAAACAAATAGCTACTTCGAAATAAGAACAAAAGTTGTTCAGGAAATAGGTTAAATTACGAAGATAGTAGAAATCAAATAGTTAAGTTTAAGAGAAAAACCTCTTTACTTCAGAATATTTTGTGGACACTACCACCACTAGGTAAATCATAGTTAAATTTAAAGAGTGGTCTTTTCTGCTAGTGGCTAGAGGAACCAAAAAATTTTACCAGAATACAACATTCTCAGCCCCTACTCACGCTTGTACAGACTCGATGAACAAGACCACCAGAAATATTATTCTCAGACAAGCAAACTATACCCAGAAGTTGTAGGTTACCTTCTCTCCCAAAATCTTAAGTTGGTCAACAGCTGCAGGCCGGTAAACATCTGCAGCAACCAACATGCAGCTCTTACCCTGAAAACTGTGCTTTTCAATTAGCATCAATAGGACATGCAGATTTTACCCAAACAAAATAAGGAGAACAAGAGGGTCCTCAAATCGCACCAATTTCTTCAAGTAGAAAGCAAGCTTCGCAGAAACAGTAGTCTTTCCGACACCTTGAAGACCAGCTAGTAACATCACCGTCGGACCAGACTTTGCAAATACCAGTTCAGACACTTCTCCACCCATCAGTTTCACGAGTTCATCATGCACAATCTGCATCAGATACACATCGTGATGGTAGATGGTACAAGGGAACCTGTATAATTCTATAAGATAAATGCTTTATACTCattgctaccttcaccaactgttGATCAGGTCTCACTCCTCGAATCAAGCCCGCACCAACAGCCTGGTCGCTAACAGACTGCACAAACCTTCTCACTACCGGCAAGCTTACCTACACAACAGTATGTTATCAGGTCATACAATCAAATGAGAGAAGAGTTCTCTCTCCTCTGCTTGAAGTTGTTGCCATCGACTCACATCCGCTTCCAGGAGAGCCCGCCTGATATCCCTCATTGGTTCGGCTATGTTCTCCTTCGTCAAAACATCTGCCAAATATTGTTGGCAACAGATTCAAGAAAATGCTGTAAACGGTGACGAAAATCAAGAATCTAAAGCAAGGGGAAGCAGCCAAGAAGAGAAGCGAGGATGGATTTGCAGACCTACACCCCTAAGCTTGTTCCAGGCCGTCTCGAGGCCAGTCGTCAGCTGCCCAAACATCTCTGCCCTCACCGTGAAACATCTCCCTCTACTAACGTGTTCGGATTTTGAATTGATCCAACCCCAAAGTTCCCTCTGAGATTAAGAAATCTTGTGACCATGACACTGTCACGCAGATGAAGACGAAGAAAGAAAGGAACAGTATCACGAATTCGGACTTGGGGCAAGCTTACGGTAAATAGAGTCCTGCGGGAAGATCCGAGGTAGAGGGTCGAGCCGGTCCAGGAAGTAGAGGAATTGGAGGAAAGGTTTGGCCTTCCAGCGACCCTCGCGCCGCAAAAGGCTCCACTACAGTGGAGAGATGGCGGGCACAGGGAGAGATGGCGGTAAGGGGAAGCCGAGAAGGAGACGGCTTCCATGGCCGAAGACGGAGCGAAGGACGGCGAGAAGAGACAGGATAATGGAGGATATAATAAAAGGCGAAGCCTTTTTGGGCATATTTACAATGCAGCCCCTGCATAATTCAGAAATGCAAAAACATTATTTTCTTATTGTTATATAAATGATATGGCCATATTTGTTGTGACACCAGTATGACAATAATTCAATTGAGTTACATAACTATATAAATGTACCAGCATTTActgtttaaataattttaatggtcatatatatatatatatatatatatatcaatttagcGAGCAAAGAGATATTAATTTCTATTCCCTACTGTATATGTTGACCAAAACATGCCACGAATTAATGTGTCAAATTTATATTTTCAAGGTGATCTGTCAACATAATTGCTTTGCCTTTTGCCTTTCAATTCGActctaatttagatttttttttagttctcttttattttctaaaaatagagAACATAATGAGTGCTgtgcatgattaaaatatattttttaaaattcaaaataatattcaAAACTATTCAAAGActaattataaaatattcatataattaattatatttaacatttatattttttaattttttaaaattatattaaatttttctatttatgaaaataaaatatttaatcatatttatttttatcaacagAATCAATGAGTCAATGAcatgaaaaaaaagaatattaaatattttatttttataaatataacttttaaaaatataaaaatcaaaatactgACTAATTacagaaaataatatataattaactcgtTATTTGATGCAGAACGAACTATTTGAAGCCAACAAGATGAATCTTTGGATGCTAGTGAGATATAACCCAAGAGGCCATTGCATTCGCATTCACTTAATAAACATCGAAGCTGCCGAAGTCGATACCTCCAGCATCAACTCCACGTTATTACACGTTAAATCTACAGGATATGTACAGATTAATGTCAGAGGTCCACAAGAAAAGAGTCTACatgccacttcatcttcatcttcatcttattTAAGCACGCATACATTTATCCAAGACCACAGTATGTACACAGGCGAAGAGTTGCGGTAGGAAGGAGAGCATATCCGCGTCAGCCTTTGTGAGGTTCCTCGGATCTCTGCAGGAACACAAAGATGAAATGAAGGCATGAAAGGAATCATTATTaagcaacaaaatcatcaatctaaAAGAACATTGCTTTAATTAGTTGTTACCACGTCAAAAAGCTCGAAAGCTCTATCTCAAATTCAATCACTCCAAATTAAGATTTAGTCTTTTAGTTTTGCTGAAACTATATATACACATTGGAGGAACCAAAGTAAATGATTTGCTGATAAATAGAATCTAATAGTACAACCAAGATTATTATACCCAACTGTAGGAGGTAAATACCAAACTACAAAGAGTTTGCAATGTCATTATTACATAACCACAATTCCTGCAGTTTTTGCTTCAAAATCAACACTAGTGTTCTTCATTGATATTGCCATCTTAGCAGGTGTATTTTTTGTAAAATTAAAGTGGATTTTAAAAGGGTAATACAACTACCAACCTAAAAACACTTTCCTTCCTCAAATGCAACATGATCAAGGAAAAACTAAAAAGAACTAGATTCTGTATCAAAAGCATCTTACTGGTTCCCCGGTCACACCACTTCGGATGACA comes from the Musa acuminata AAA Group cultivar baxijiao chromosome BXJ1-10, Cavendish_Baxijiao_AAA, whole genome shotgun sequence genome and includes:
- the LOC103968363 gene encoding signal recognition particle subunit SRP54, chloroplastic, which encodes MEAVSFSASPYRHLSLCPPSLHCSGAFCGARVAGRPNLSSNSSTSWTGSTLYLGSSRRTLFTRELWGWINSKSEHVSRGRCFTVRAEMFGQLTTGLETAWNKLRGVDVLTKENIAEPMRDIRRALLEADVSLPVVRRFVQSVSDQAVGAGLIRGVRPDQQLVKIVHDELVKLMGGEVSELVFAKSGPTVMLLAGLQGVGKTTVSAKLAFYLKKLGKSCMLVAADVYRPAAVDQLKILGEKVGVPVYAEGTNVKPSEIAKHGLEEARKKSIDVVIVDTAGRLQIDKTMMDELKEVKQALNPTEVLLVVDAMTGQEAAALVTTFNIEIGITGAILTKLDGDSRGGAALSVREVSGRPIKLVGRGERMEDLEPFYPDRMAGRILGMGDVLSFVEKAQEVMRQEDAEELQKKIMSAKFDFNDFLKQTRAVAQMGSVSRVIGMIPGMGKVTPSQIREAEKNLKIMESMINVMTPEEREKPELLAESPARRKRIATESGKTEQQVSQLVAQLFQMRVRMKNLLGVMQGGSIPALSNLEESLKAEQKAPPGTARRRRRSEPRKQFADSASARPSPRGFGSKN
- the LOC135595748 gene encoding small ribosomal subunit protein eS25-like; this translates as MAPKKDKGPAPSSKPAKSGGGKQKKKKWSKGKQKEKVNNAVLFDQANYDKMLSEVPKYKQITPSVLSERLRINGSLARRAIKDLMARGAIRMVSAHASQQIYTRATNT